From the genome of bacterium:
CCTCGACGTACTTGCCGCGGACGTACTTCTGGTACTCCTTGGCCTTCTCGACGTCGCGGTTCCGCTCCTGCACGGCGCGGAGCGCCTCGTCGAGAGTCAGCGTCCGCCCGGCGGGGGCGTCCGCCGGCGCGGCCGCGGCCCGCGCGTCGGCCGAGGGCGCGTCGGCGGCGCGCGCGGCGGTCGGCGCGAGCGGCAGGACCACCGCCGCGAGGCCGAGGATCGCGGAAACGACGCGGTTCATGCGATGGTCTCCTCGGCGGCGGCGCGCTTCCGGCGCCGCAGGCCGGCGAGGTCGTCGAGCAGCGTGTAGAACACCGGCACGACGATCAGCGTGAGCAGGGTGGAGGTGACGAGCCCGCCGATCACGGCGCGGGCGAGCGGCGCGCGGACTTCGGCGCCGGCCCCGAGGGCGAGGGCGAGCGGCAGCATGCCGCCGATCATCGCCAGGGTCGTCATCATGATCGGGCGGAGCCGGATGCGGCCGGCCTCGATCAGCGCGTCGCGCCGGCTCATCCCCTGCGCCCGCAGGTGCTTGGCGAAGTCGATCAGCAGAATCGCGTTCTTGGTGACGAGGCCCATCAGCATGATCAGCCCGATGAGCGACATCATGTTGAGCGTGTCGCCGGTGATCAGCAGCGCGGCGGCGAGGCCGACGATCGAGAGCGGCAGCGAGAGCATGATCGAGAGCGGGTCGAGGAACGACTCGAACTGCGCCGCGAGGATCAGGTAGACCAGGATCACCGCGAGGAGCAGCGCCTCGACCATGTAGCCGAACGACTCGGTCATCATCTCGACGTCGCCGGCGGGGACGATCGAGTAGCCGGGGGGGAGCTGGATCTTCGAGGCCGCCTTCATCGCGTTCTCGACGGCGGGGCCGAGGACGACGCCCTCGAGGTTGGCGGAGATCACGACCTGCCGGCGCAGGTCGCGGCGGTCGATCTGGGACGGCGTGGCCGCCCGCTCGTACGAGGTCAGCTCGCCGATCGGCACGAGGGCCGCCTTGCCGTCGGCGCCCCGCACGGCGAGCCGCAGGTCGCGAACGTGCTCGATGTCGCCGCGCAGGTCGAGCGGCAGCCGCACCCGCACGTCCACCGCGTCGCCGTCCTCGTCCTCGTAGGTGGAGACGACCTGCCCGCCGACGAGCGCGGAGAGGGCGCGGACGACCGCGCCGCTGTCGGCGCCGACCCGCGCCGCGCGCTCGCGGTCCACCGCCAGCTTGAACTCCGGGATGTCCTGCTCGAGCGTGACGTCCATGTCCACCACGCCGGGCACCTTGTAGAGCTCGCGCTTGACCTTGGCGGCGATCGCCTTGAGCTGGTCGATCTCCTCGCCGCGGATCAGCAGCTGCAGCGGCTTCTGCGAGAACTGGTCGGCGGAGTCGGAGACGGAGGCCTGCACGCCCGGCAGTCCGCCGAGCCACTGCCGGAGCTGCGTCTGGAACTGCGCCTGCGTGACTTTGCGTTTTCCCTTCGGGACCATCTTCACGTAGATCGTCGCGTCGCGGACGGTCCCCGAGTCGCCGGCGCCGATGCTGGCGTAGGTCCGCTCCACCTCGGGCAGCGTCTTGAGGTGGCGCAGCACGAGCTTCATCCGTCCCGCCGTCTCGTCGATCGAGGCGTCGGGGGCGGTGACGAAGCTCAGCCCGAACTCCCCCGCGTCCCAGCGCGGGAAGAACTCCGTCTGCAGCGAGGCGATGCCGACGATCCCGGCGAGGAAGGCGAGGAAGGCGGCGCCGACGACCGTCCAGCGGTGGTCGAGCGCCCAGGCGATCACCGCCTTGTAGCGGTCGGCGGTGCGGTCGAACCAGTCGTTGAAGCGGTCGAGGCGGCGCGCGAACCAGCTCCGCTTGCGGCCGGTGCGCTCGATGTCCGGGTCGATCCAGCGCGAGGAGAGCATCGGGTCGAGCGTGAAGGAGACGAACAGCGAGACCAGCACGGCGAAGGCGACCGTGATGCCGAACTGGTAGAAGAAGCGGCCGATGATCCCCTTCATGAACGCCACCGGCACGAAGACGGCGATGATCGAGAAGGTCGTGGCGAGCACGGCCAGGCCGATCTCGGCCGTCCCCTCCCGGGCGGCGGTGAAGTGGTCGGCGCCCTTCTCGAGGTGCCGGACGATGTTCTCGCGGACGACGATCGCGTCGTCGATCAGCAGGCCGATGGCCAGCGAGAGGGCCATCAGCGTCATCGTGTTCAGCGTCATCCCCATGAAGTTCATCACGATGAACGAGGAGACGACCGAGATCGGCAGCGTCAGGCCGGTGATGACCGTCGAGCGCCAGGAGTTGAGGAAGAGGAAGACGATCAGCACCGTCAGGAGCGCGCCGATGACCATCGTCTCCTGCACGTCCCGCACCGAGTCGCGGATCGGGCCGGAGGAGTCGCGCACGACCTGGATCGTCGTCCCCTGCGGCAGCTCGCCGCGGATCGTCTCGACCTCCTTGAAGACGCGGTCCACGACGGCGACGGTGTTGGCCCCCGACTGCTTGATCACGTCGAGCGCCACCGCGGGGCGGCCGTCCACGAAGGCCAGCGAGCGCCGCTCCTCGACGCCGTCCTTGACGTCGGCGACGTCGGCGAGGCGGATCGGCACGCCGCCGCGCGCGACGACGGCCATCGACTCGAACCCCTCGACCTGCTTCGGCCGGCCGGCGACGCGCATCGGCTGCTCGACCGAGCCGTGGTCCACGCGCCCGACCGGCACGTTGACGTTCTCGGCGGCGAGGCCGTTCATCAGCTCGTCCACGCCCATCCCGAGCGCCTGCAGGCGGTCGGGGCGGACGTCCACGTTGACCTCGCGCGTCGTCGGCCCGACGACGTCGAGCCGCCCCACGCCGGAGAGGTTCTCGATCCGCCGGCGGAACCGCTTGTCCACGAGGGTCGAGAGCTCGCGCGCGGTGAGGCTCTTCGACTCCATCGCCAGCGAGACGATCGGCAGCGAGCCGAACTCGAACTTCTCGATGATCGGCTCCTCGATCCCCTGCGGCAGCTGCCCGCGGACCTTGCCGATCTTGGTGCGCGCCTCCTGCGCGGCGTCGTTGACCTTCACCTCGAGCTGGAACTCGACGAAGACCAGCGACACCCCCTCGCGGGACTGCGAGTTGACGTGCTTGACGCCGGCGATCGGGTTCACCGCCTCCTCGACCCGGCGCGTCACTTCGCGCTCGACCGTCTCCGGCGAGGCGCCGGGGAACTTGGTCGTGATCAGCAGGAACGGGATCTCGACGTCGGGGTACATGTCCACCGCGAGGCGCTTGTACGAGAACGCCCCCAGGGTGACGAGCGCGAGCATCATCACCGCGGCGAACACGGGCCGCTTGATGGAGAGGTTGGAGAGGAACATCGCTCACTCGCCGGCGGCGGGGACGACCTTCAGCTCGTCGCCGTCGCGCACGTTGAAGGCCCCGCGGGCGACGACCGACTCGCCCGCCTTGAGGCCGGAAACGATCTCGACGTAGTCCCCCTGCGGCCGGCCGGTCTTGACCTCGCGCAGCCGCGCCTTGCCGCCGTCGATCACGTAGACCGAGCCGGCGCCGTTGGCCACGTCCCAGGAGAGGAACGAGGCGCGCGGCGCCTGGAGCACGCCGGCGCGCCGGCCGACGACGATCCGCCCGCGGGCGAACATCCCCGCCCGCAGCTGGTCGTCGGCGTTGTCCACCGCGGCGAGGACCTTCACCGTGCGGCTCGCCTCGTCGATCGCCGGGTTCACGTGGCTGATCCGCCCCTGGAAGGCGCGGCCGGGG
Proteins encoded in this window:
- a CDS encoding efflux RND transporter permease subunit gives rise to the protein MFLSNLSIKRPVFAAVMMLALVTLGAFSYKRLAVDMYPDVEIPFLLITTKFPGASPETVEREVTRRVEEAVNPIAGVKHVNSQSREGVSLVFVEFQLEVKVNDAAQEARTKIGKVRGQLPQGIEEPIIEKFEFGSLPIVSLAMESKSLTARELSTLVDKRFRRRIENLSGVGRLDVVGPTTREVNVDVRPDRLQALGMGVDELMNGLAAENVNVPVGRVDHGSVEQPMRVAGRPKQVEGFESMAVVARGGVPIRLADVADVKDGVEERRSLAFVDGRPAVALDVIKQSGANTVAVVDRVFKEVETIRGELPQGTTIQVVRDSSGPIRDSVRDVQETMVIGALLTVLIVFLFLNSWRSTVITGLTLPISVVSSFIVMNFMGMTLNTMTLMALSLAIGLLIDDAIVVRENIVRHLEKGADHFTAAREGTAEIGLAVLATTFSIIAVFVPVAFMKGIIGRFFYQFGITVAFAVLVSLFVSFTLDPMLSSRWIDPDIERTGRKRSWFARRLDRFNDWFDRTADRYKAVIAWALDHRWTVVGAAFLAFLAGIVGIASLQTEFFPRWDAGEFGLSFVTAPDASIDETAGRMKLVLRHLKTLPEVERTYASIGAGDSGTVRDATIYVKMVPKGKRKVTQAQFQTQLRQWLGGLPGVQASVSDSADQFSQKPLQLLIRGEEIDQLKAIAAKVKRELYKVPGVVDMDVTLEQDIPEFKLAVDRERAARVGADSGAVVRALSALVGGQVVSTYEDEDGDAVDVRVRLPLDLRGDIEHVRDLRLAVRGADGKAALVPIGELTSYERAATPSQIDRRDLRRQVVISANLEGVVLGPAVENAMKAASKIQLPPGYSIVPAGDVEMMTESFGYMVEALLLAVILVYLILAAQFESFLDPLSIMLSLPLSIVGLAAALLITGDTLNMMSLIGLIMLMGLVTKNAILLIDFAKHLRAQGMSRRDALIEAGRIRLRPIMMTTLAMIGGMLPLALALGAGAEVRAPLARAVIGGLVTSTLLTLIVVPVFYTLLDDLAGLRRRKRAAAEETIA